Genomic segment of Rhodococcus rhodochrous:
GGCCCGAGTCGGGACCAGTCGAGGATCGTCGGTACCTTCCGGCGCGTACTGCTCCCAGTACCACTTCATCGCCTTGGTGGTGTTGTAGTACCCCGACCCGTACTTCCGGTACGACTCCGTGTCGAAGTCGTCGTCGATGACCGGATAGAACAGCGCCTGGCCGAACACTGCAGGTCCCCCGCCGTCGCGCGCTGCGAGGGCCACGGTCGCGGCGAGGTTCCCCCCGGCACTGTCACCTGCAAGCACGATACGCGTGGGATCTCCCCCGTATGTCGTGATGTTGCCGGCCGCCCATTCGAGTGCTGCGTACATGTCCTCGTGCGCTGCCGGTGCACGATGTTCCGGTGCGAGTCGGTAGTCGACGGACACGACGACGACGCCGACCCCCTCCGCCATCGAACGACAGAACTCGTCGTGACTGTCGAGATCGCAGAACACGAAGCCACCGCCGTGGGCGAAGACCACCACCGGGATCGCGTCCTCGGAACTCTCGGGCCGATAGACACGGAGCGCGAGGTCTCCACCGGGACCGTCGATGGTGATGTCGTGGACGTCCCTCATGGCGGGCAGGTGCTGAAGAGGTGCACGACGACTGCGGATCAGGTCACGGAGTTCCGGGGGCGGAACCGTGGTGACATCCGGAAAGCCCGCGTCCAGGGCCTTCAGCATGGACTCGACTTCAGGATGCAATGACATGTGGGTCTCCTCGATGTGGTGCGTTCGGCCACGCTAAGACCGGGGGCGACGGGTCCGGAACCCGTTATCCCGGCCAGCGGTCGACCGAAATACGTCACTTCAGTGGGACGAAGCCTTCGCTCGGGCCGACCCGGCCACGAGGATGAGGAGCAGCCCACACCCGACAGTCACCGATCGACGGTGACCGGAGACCCGGAGGAAGCGACATCATGACCACCGCGCACGGTGCTACGTCCGCACCCGACGACGTCTACGATCCCGACGTGAGGAGGCTGGTCGAGGCGATCCGCGCGCGAGGCGTCGGTTCCTTGCGGGACACCGGGGTCGAAGCGGCCCGCCGCTCACTCGAATCGATCGTCCGGCCCGCCGGCCCCGACATGCGCTCCGTGCAGTCCAGGGAACTCCCCAGACCCCACGGCACCGTTCCCGTGCGCATCTACCGCCCTCGTTCGACACCGGATCGACATGCACCCGCCCTGGTCTGGTTCCACGGCGGCGGCATGATCATGGGCACTCTCGATTCGTTCGACCGGCTCGCGCGCGAGGTCGCCGAATCGACGCGGGCCGTGGTGATCAACGTCGACTACCGACTCGCCCCCGAACATCGCTATCCCGTGGCCCACGACGAAGCCTGGGCAGCGCTTCGATGGGCACACGACAACGCTCACGATCTGGGTCTGGATCCGGACCGTATCGGGGTGGGTGGAGACAGTGCCGGCGGCGGGTTGGCCGCGGCCACAGCTCTCCGGGCCCGCAACGAAGGCGGGCCCCGCATCGCTCAGCAGGTGCTGGTGTATCCCGGCCTCGAGCGCCGATGCGATCGGCCGTCGATGCGGCGCTTCGGCGACAGTCCCTTCCTCAGGTCCGAGGACATCGACTGGATGAAATCGCTGTATCTGGGCGATGATCCGGCAGAGGACGACGAGTACGGAACCCCGGTGCTGGCGACCGATCTGAGTGGGCTCCCTCCTGCGGTGGTGATCTGTGGTTATGCCGATCCCCTCCGGGACGGTGTGGAGGACTACGGACGACGCCTGCAGGAGGCGGGGGTGCCGACGGCCGTCATCCGCTATCCGGGGGTCGGGCACGGATTCTTCATGCAGACCCACGCACTGGCACGGGCCAGGGCTGCGATGGCGGAGGTCGGTGCCCTGGTCGCCGCACGGTTCGCTCCGATCACCTGATCCCGGAATTCCTCCCGGTGAGCAGACCATGACCGTCCAGGAGCCACGGAACTCCTCGTAGTTTGTCCGCGAGCGCGCAACCCGGCTCGCTCGCAGATGCCGAGGAGGCAGCGATGTCCCGAGAACCCGGATCCCAGGTGGAACGCGACGAGATCGAACACGTGGACGTGGTGGTGGTCGGGATGGGTGCCGCCGGCTGCGCTGCCGCTCTGGCCGCCCACGACGCGGGTGCCCGAGTGGTCGTGCTGGAGAAGACCGGTCCCGGCGAGGCCGGCGGAAACACGCGGGTGTCGGGTGGTGGCTGGTTCCATCACGACGATCCCGAACGCGCTGCTGTGTATCTGCGCGCGCTGTGCGGCGACGATCGGCCCCTACCCGAGCCCGTCGTCCGAGCGTGGTCCCACGGAACCCGAGAGGTGTCCGCATGGGTGGAATCGCTCGGTGTCGAGGTGGGGCCGCACGGTCACTTCAACGCGGCCGGCGCGGAGTATCCCGAGCTGCCCGGGAGCGACTGCTACGGAGGATTACGTTGTGTCGAGGGGACACTCGGTCAAGGTCGGCTCTTCGCGGTCCTGGAGAAGGCGTTGCACGATCGCGGCATCGACGTGCGGTACGAGACGCCCGTTGCGCGCCTGACGACCGACGCGCTCACAGGTTCGGTGACCGGCGTCGTCACCGCCGGCGGTGAACGGATCGACGCCGGGCGCGGTGTCGTGCTCGCCACCGGCGGCTTCGAAGGCGACCCCGAACTGGTACGCACTCACCTCGGACTCGAGGACGTGCCGGTGTGGGGAAGCACGGCCGCAACCGGCGACGGCCTCCGTATGGCGCAGGAGGTCGGGGCGGATCTGTGGCACATGGACAACATGATGGCGGTCAACGGCATCACCGACCCGGCTTCCCGCCACGGCTACTTCGCGATGTTCGTCCATGCGCGTGGGGTGATCTGGGTCGACGACACGGGCCGTCGATTCGTGGACGAGTTCGTCCCGTCGGGGCACGGGCAGGCGTTGATCGACGGACGGTACGTTCTGCATCCGCATCGCCCCATGTGGGTCGTGTTCGACGAGAAGACGAGGTCGGCCGGTCCGATCAGCGGTTCGGCCGACATCCTCCCGGTCGGGTGGAACGTGTTGATGAACGGTTATCGGTGGAGCTCCGACAACATGACGGAGATCGAAGCGGGCTGGATACGACGCGGCGACACGCTGGAAGAACTTGCCGCGGTGACAGGAGTGCCCGCAGATGCTCTCGCAGAAAGCGTCTCGGAGTACAACGCTGCATGCGCTGCGGGGGTGGACGAGCGCTTCGGGCGTTCCGCCGCCACGCTGGTGCCACTCCTCGAACCCCCCTTCTATGCCTACCGCAGCGGACCGATGCTGGCGTGGACCAACGGCGGGCCTCGTCGTGACGAACACGCTCGTGCCCTCGCCACGGACGGCACGGTCATCGAGGGACTCTATGCCGCGGGCACGGTGAGCTCGACATTCAGTTGGGCCAAGGACGGTGGTTTCCACATTGCCGATGCGTTCGTGTTCGGCCGCATCGCGGGCGAACACGCCGCTCGTCGTATCGGTTGAGTCCGGAGACCGGGACGGTTCGTGCTTCCTGCGTCCGCCGCGCGCAGACTGCCACGAGACGACGTTGCGAAGGAGTGTCCTGTCATGACCCCTGTGCCGAGCCGAGATCCGAAGGTGCGGATCGGAATCACCAGTCCGATCGTCACGCGCCTTCCGGGTGCGTACAACGAATGGGAAGCAACCGCCGGGATCGACGAGCTGACACGGATCGCGGTCACCGCGGACCGCCTGCGATTCCATCACCTCACCTGCAGTGAACATGTCGCCGTGCCGGTGCCTGTGGCCGAAGTTCGTGGCGGGACGTACTGGGATCCGTTGGCGACACTCGGGTATCTGGCGGGACGGACCGAACGGATCCGGCTCGCCACACAGGTTCTGGTTCTCGGCTATCACCACCCGCTGGAGATCGCCAAGCGTTACGGCACCCTCGACGCGGTCAGCGGGGGTCGCCTGATCCTGGGACTCGGCGTCGGCACGCTGCAAGAAGAGTTCGATCTGCTCGACGTGCCGTTCACCGACCGCGGCGCACGGGCGGACGATTCCCTGGCTGCGCTGCGTGCCGCGCTCTCGGAGCGCGTACCGTCCTATCGCGGAATGTATTTCGAGTTCTCCGACATGGTCGTGGAGCCCAACGCAGTACAACCGCGGGTGCCGTTGTGGATCGGCGGGCGTACACCACGCTCCTTGCGACGGGCGTGCGAGCTGGCAGACGGCTGGGTTCCTTTCGGTCTGTCGTTCGACGACGTGCAGGCGATGTTGGGCAGGAGACAGCTGCAGTCCGGATTCGAGGTCGTGTTGCCGGCTGCGGGCCTGGATCCGATCGGCGACCCGGACAGGACGAGAAGGAGGCTCGATCGCGCCGTATCGGCGGGAGCGACGATCATCGGCGCCGGAGTGACCGCCGAGTCGGTCGACCACTACTGCGAGCAGCTCGAGGCTCTCACAGAGTTGTACGGCGAGGCGTTCGGGAATGCCGGAGAATGAGGCCCGCGCTTTCGTGATCCACTTCACAACCTTGGGAACGTGTGGCACCATTCCGATTCGAAATACCCACGTCCTCGCGCTCGGAGCGCTGCGGTTGTAGGAGTAGTCATGACGATTGAGGCGGAAGTCGACCGTACGGCACCCAGCGCAGTGCTCGATCGTGTCGGCCTCGTGCTCGATACGTTCGACGGGGCCGGCCAGCTCACCCTCGCCCAGATCGTGCGTCGGACCGGCCTCCCTCGGTCGTCCGCCCATCGCATCCTCGATCGCCTGGTCTCGATGCGATGGCTGCATCGGGAAGGCCGCACCTACACCCTCGGGCTCCGCCTGATGGAACTCGGTTCACTCGCCGTCCACCAGGACAGACTGCACGCCACCGCCCTACCGCACCTGCAGGAACTCCATCGCGTCACCGGCTTCGTCGTCCACCTGGCCGTCCTCGACGGCGACGATCTCGTCTACCTCGAGAAGATCGGCGGACGTCTCGCCACGGCCGTGCCCACCCGGGTCGGAGGACGCCGACCGGCGCGCAGCACCGCCCTCGGCAAAGCACTTCTGGCGTACGAAGGCACCCCCGGTGCCGCCTACGATCACATACGCGAGCAGGGGGTCGCCTTCGAGAACGAGGAGTCGCTGGCAGGATTCGGGTGTATCGCTGTTCCTGTCGGTCCCGTCGGTTCCGCGGTCGCAGCGGTATCACTGTGCGGCCCCCTCCCCCATCTGCGTTTCGAACATCGGCTGACCGCGCCCGTCCGCATGACGGCCACCGCCATCTGGCGCAAACTCGACCGCAACCACATCGTTCCGACCCTGCAGACCCGCCGGACGCTACGCACAGCACCCGGCGTCCGAGAGCATCAGTACGCCTGACGGACAGTCCTGCCGACCGTCCGGGTTGCGGGTCGACGCATGTCGGACCCGTCGATCCCCCTGTGCGCGAATCGTTCTGCGGATGAGTAGGAGCGGCAGCGAATCGGGTACGTCGCGGATCTCCCGCTGCGCGGGAGCGCGACCCCATATCCACCACGACGCGAATAACGTCGACGAAGTCGCCCCTTGACCATCATCAGATCCGAGGAACAGATATGACAGTGTCCGACGCAGACGCCCGCACGCAGCGCATCCGCGCCACCGTGCACGCCTATCTCGACGCCGTGGCCGCGGGAGTGGCCGCCGACATCGCCGCCCTCTACGCCGAGGACGCCACCCTCGAGGATCCGGTCGGCAGCGAACCGCGCGTGGGCCGGGCCGCGATCGCCGAGTTCTACAAGGGTGTCGAGGCCGCCGAGAACACCACCGAACTGCTCACGCTCCGGATCGGCGGGTCGACCGCGGCCTTCCACTTCCGCGTGGTCACGAAGGCGGGCGAGCAGACCTACGAGATCGAGCCCATCGACATCATGACGTTCGACGACGAGGGACGAATCACCAGCATGCGGGCGGTCTGGGCACCGAGCGACATGCGTGTCCGCTGACCGGTGGGCGGGGCACGGTTCGCCAGGCCCCGCCACGGTGACGGACACTGGAACGAACGCCGATCGATTGGAGCTTCGATGACAGCGGAACACGCGGTACTGGATCCCCGACGGATCCGCGACGTGATGGGCAACTTCTGCACGGGTGTCACGGTGATCACCGCGCTCGACGGCGACGAACCGCTGGGATTCGCATGCCAGTCGTTCGTGTCGGTCTCGCTGGACCCGCCGCTCATCTCGTTCTGTCCCGCCCGCACGTCGACGACCTGGCCGAAGATCCGGGAGGTCGGCACCCTGGCCGTCAACGTCCTGTCCGAGAGCCAACGCACCCTGTGCGGTGCGTTCGCGGTGAGCGGCGGCAACAAGTTCCGCGGGGTGCGCTGGGAGCCGGGTGACAACGGCGCTCCGGCGCTCGAGGGAGCCCTCGCACGGGTCGAGGCGACCGTGGAGACCGAGTACGAGGCCGGCGACCACACGATCGTGCTGGCACGAGTGACCGGACTGACGTCGCTGCACTCCCGCGGCCCGCTCCTGTTCTTCCAGGGCACCTACGGCGGTTTCGAGCGTCGGTGACACCGAACGTCGGCGATGTGGAACGACGGGTGAGGGAATAGACGGTCACCGGCCGAGGTTGCTCCGAAGGTGTGCCCGGCGGCCGATACCGGGCCCCGACGCGAAGGATTACCGGTGACCGTTCCCCTCTCCATCCTCGACCTCGCACACATCGGCAAGGGCGAGACCGCCCGTGAGAGCTTCGACGCCAGCGTGAAGATGGCCCGGCTCGCCGAGCAGTGGGGTTACCGGCGCATCTGGTACGCCGAACACCACAACATGCCGACGATCGTCTCGTCGGCGACGAGCGTGCTCATCGCGCACGTCGCCGCGCACACCTCGTCGATCCGTCTCGGCGCGGGCGGCATCATGCTGCCGAACCACTCGCCGCTGACCATCGCCGAACAGTTCGGCACCCTCGCCACGCTGCATCCCGGCCGCATCGACCTCGGTCTCGGCCGCGCCCCCGGCAGCGACCAGAAGACCATGCGGGCGCTGCGCCGCGATCCGACGTCGGCCGACAGCTTCCCGCAGGACGTTCTCGAACTGCAGGCCTACCTGAAGGGCGAGTCGCGGATCCCGGGAGTCGACGCGATCCCCGGTAAGGGCACCGACGTGCCGCTGTGCATCCTGGGCTCGTCGCTGTTCGGCGCGAAACTCGCTGCCCTGCTCGGTCTTCCGTACGCCTTCGCGTCGCACTTCGCGCCGCAGGCCCTCGAGGACGCGGTGCGGCTCTACCGCCGCGAGTTCCAGCCCTCCCCCGACCACCCGGAGCCGCACGTCATCGCAGGTGTCGGCGTGATCGCCGCCGACACCACCGAGGAGGCGCAGTCGCTGTTCGAGGCGACCAAGCGGGCCCGGGTCGTCCAGATGGTCGGACGCGGGCGCACGTTCACGGAGGAGGAGATCGACATGCTGCTCGACTCCCCCGCCGGCATGCAGGTGCTCGAGATGCTCCGGTACACCGCCGTGGGTACGCCGCAGGAGGTGCGCGACTACCTCGACCGGTTCACCGAGCGCGCGCAGGCCGACGAGCTGATCGTCGTGTCGTCGGCTCCCGGACGCGACGCGTGGCTGCGTTCGCTGGAGCTTGTTGCGCAGGTCAGCGACCTCGTCCCGGCCTGATCGCCGAAGACCGACGGATCGAGCTACCGACGGGTACACTTCAGCGGCCGGCCAGGCACGGCTGAGAACCACGAGTCGTCAACCGCCAGGAGCACGATGAAGTACCGCACCCGCGCTGTCGCAGCGGCAGTTCTGACCGCTGCGGCGGCGCTCACCGCACCGACCACTGCGTCCGCCGATGCTCTGCCCACAGATGGGCCCAGCATCACGCTGACGATCCGGAACGACACCGATGCGCCGATGGTGCTCACGTCGACCGAGAACCTCTACGGAACGTGGGTGGACGAACCGGCCACCGTGGTGCCGGCCCGCTCCACCGAAACGATCTCGGCGAGCAGTACCGACCGGCGCGGGTTCGGCATCCAGATCGACTACACGATGCCCGGCGACGCGACGGTGGCGCTCATGGCCAACAACTACGGCACGGGCGTCGCGAACGGCGACGGCACCCACATCGCCGGTGCCAACCGGCACGGCTTCGGGGTCGCGACCACGGTGGAGGACGGATATCCGTTCATGACAGCGGACTTCGCCGTCACCCGACCCTGAGACGACGAACCGGGCCCGGAGGGATACCTGCGTATCCTTCCGGGCCCGGTTCGTATGTGCGTCAGCGTCGCGCCTGTCTATCAGCGTCCCGCAGCGTCCATCACGGACAGGTGCGCGAACAGCGCGCTCGCGCCGATCGGGTTGCCACCGCCGGGGTAGACGGTGCCGCTCGGTGCTGCCATCGTGTTGCCCGCCGCGTACAGACCGGGGATCGGAGCACCCTCGCTGTCGAGCACGCGCCCGACGGTGTCGGTCCGCAGACCGCCCTTGGTGCCGAGATCGGAGATGCCGAACTGCGCCGCGTGGAAGGGGCCCTGCTCGATCGGGACCAGCGCGGACCCACCGCCGGTGAAGGCGAGATCGTAGGGTTCGTCCCCGCGACCGAAGTCTTCGTCGACTCCCTTCGCGGCCAGCTCGTTCCACCGCGCGACGGTCGCCTTCAGGGATTCGGCGGGCACACCGATCTGCCCGGCGAGCTCCTCGAGGGTGTCGGCGGTCTTCCACAGTCCCGCGTCGACGTACTTCTCGGTCTCGACGAGCGGCACGTTCGTCGCCCCGACCGGCGGGGCCTCACCGTTCCGGTCGTCGTAGATCATCCAGAACGGCAACGTCATCTCGCCGCGCTCCATGCGGGCGATGACGTCGCGGCCCAGACGGTCGTAGGGTGCGTACTCGTTGGTGAACCGCGCACCGTCCTGGTCGACGAAGATGCCGCCCGTGAAGCACAGCGCGAACGCCGAGCGTCCGTCCGGATGGGTCAGTCCCGGTGACCACCAGGCCTGATCCATCAGATCCACGTCGGCGCCGACGGCGATGCCCGCCTCGTGGGCCTTGCCGAGGTTCGACCACGGTCCCATCGAGTCCCGCGCGG
This window contains:
- a CDS encoding nuclear transport factor 2 family protein; the protein is MTVSDADARTQRIRATVHAYLDAVAAGVAADIAALYAEDATLEDPVGSEPRVGRAAIAEFYKGVEAAENTTELLTLRIGGSTAAFHFRVVTKAGEQTYEIEPIDIMTFDDEGRITSMRAVWAPSDMRVR
- a CDS encoding LLM class F420-dependent oxidoreductase; translation: MRIGITSPIVTRLPGAYNEWEATAGIDELTRIAVTADRLRFHHLTCSEHVAVPVPVAEVRGGTYWDPLATLGYLAGRTERIRLATQVLVLGYHHPLEIAKRYGTLDAVSGGRLILGLGVGTLQEEFDLLDVPFTDRGARADDSLAALRAALSERVPSYRGMYFEFSDMVVEPNAVQPRVPLWIGGRTPRSLRRACELADGWVPFGLSFDDVQAMLGRRQLQSGFEVVLPAAGLDPIGDPDRTRRRLDRAVSAGATIIGAGVTAESVDHYCEQLEALTELYGEAFGNAGE
- a CDS encoding alpha/beta hydrolase, whose protein sequence is MTTAHGATSAPDDVYDPDVRRLVEAIRARGVGSLRDTGVEAARRSLESIVRPAGPDMRSVQSRELPRPHGTVPVRIYRPRSTPDRHAPALVWFHGGGMIMGTLDSFDRLAREVAESTRAVVINVDYRLAPEHRYPVAHDEAWAALRWAHDNAHDLGLDPDRIGVGGDSAGGGLAAATALRARNEGGPRIAQQVLVYPGLERRCDRPSMRRFGDSPFLRSEDIDWMKSLYLGDDPAEDDEYGTPVLATDLSGLPPAVVICGYADPLRDGVEDYGRRLQEAGVPTAVIRYPGVGHGFFMQTHALARARAAMAEVGALVAARFAPIT
- a CDS encoding FAD-binding protein is translated as MAEWAEECDVLVVGSGAGGCCGAYTAAREGLSVILVEASEYFGGTTAYSGGGGVWFPTNAVLQRAGDDDTIEDALTYYHAVVGDRTPHELQEAYVRGGAPLIDYLESDDDLEFMVYPWPDYFGKAPKARAQGRHIVPSPLPIAGDPELNESIRGPLGRERIGEPLPDMLIGGRALVGRFLIALRKYPNVDLYRNTPLEELIVEDGVVVGAVVGNDGERRAIRARKGVVLAAGGFDQNDEMRGKYGVPGAARDSMGPWSNLGKAHEAGIAVGADVDLMDQAWWSPGLTHPDGRSAFALCFTGGIFVDQDGARFTNEYAPYDRLGRDVIARMERGEMTLPFWMIYDDRNGEAPPVGATNVPLVETEKYVDAGLWKTADTLEELAGQIGVPAESLKATVARWNELAAKGVDEDFGRGDEPYDLAFTGGGSALVPIEQGPFHAAQFGISDLGTKGGLRTDTVGRVLDSEGAPIPGLYAAGNTMAAPSGTVYPGGGNPIGASALFAHLSVMDAAGR
- a CDS encoding flavin reductase family protein, producing the protein MTAEHAVLDPRRIRDVMGNFCTGVTVITALDGDEPLGFACQSFVSVSLDPPLISFCPARTSTTWPKIREVGTLAVNVLSESQRTLCGAFAVSGGNKFRGVRWEPGDNGAPALEGALARVEATVETEYEAGDHTIVLARVTGLTSLHSRGPLLFFQGTYGGFERR
- a CDS encoding LLM class flavin-dependent oxidoreductase, with amino-acid sequence MTVPLSILDLAHIGKGETARESFDASVKMARLAEQWGYRRIWYAEHHNMPTIVSSATSVLIAHVAAHTSSIRLGAGGIMLPNHSPLTIAEQFGTLATLHPGRIDLGLGRAPGSDQKTMRALRRDPTSADSFPQDVLELQAYLKGESRIPGVDAIPGKGTDVPLCILGSSLFGAKLAALLGLPYAFASHFAPQALEDAVRLYRREFQPSPDHPEPHVIAGVGVIAADTTEEAQSLFEATKRARVVQMVGRGRTFTEEEIDMLLDSPAGMQVLEMLRYTAVGTPQEVRDYLDRFTERAQADELIVVSSAPGRDAWLRSLELVAQVSDLVPA
- a CDS encoding FAD-dependent oxidoreductase, yielding MSREPGSQVERDEIEHVDVVVVGMGAAGCAAALAAHDAGARVVVLEKTGPGEAGGNTRVSGGGWFHHDDPERAAVYLRALCGDDRPLPEPVVRAWSHGTREVSAWVESLGVEVGPHGHFNAAGAEYPELPGSDCYGGLRCVEGTLGQGRLFAVLEKALHDRGIDVRYETPVARLTTDALTGSVTGVVTAGGERIDAGRGVVLATGGFEGDPELVRTHLGLEDVPVWGSTAATGDGLRMAQEVGADLWHMDNMMAVNGITDPASRHGYFAMFVHARGVIWVDDTGRRFVDEFVPSGHGQALIDGRYVLHPHRPMWVVFDEKTRSAGPISGSADILPVGWNVLMNGYRWSSDNMTEIEAGWIRRGDTLEELAAVTGVPADALAESVSEYNAACAAGVDERFGRSAATLVPLLEPPFYAYRSGPMLAWTNGGPRRDEHARALATDGTVIEGLYAAGTVSSTFSWAKDGGFHIADAFVFGRIAGEHAARRIG
- a CDS encoding IclR family transcriptional regulator translates to MTIEAEVDRTAPSAVLDRVGLVLDTFDGAGQLTLAQIVRRTGLPRSSAHRILDRLVSMRWLHREGRTYTLGLRLMELGSLAVHQDRLHATALPHLQELHRVTGFVVHLAVLDGDDLVYLEKIGGRLATAVPTRVGGRRPARSTALGKALLAYEGTPGAAYDHIREQGVAFENEESLAGFGCIAVPVGPVGSAVAAVSLCGPLPHLRFEHRLTAPVRMTATAIWRKLDRNHIVPTLQTRRTLRTAPGVREHQYA
- a CDS encoding alpha/beta hydrolase, with product MSLHPEVESMLKALDAGFPDVTTVPPPELRDLIRSRRAPLQHLPAMRDVHDITIDGPGGDLALRVYRPESSEDAIPVVVFAHGGGFVFCDLDSHDEFCRSMAEGVGVVVVSVDYRLAPEHRAPAAHEDMYAALEWAAGNITTYGGDPTRIVLAGDSAGGNLAATVALAARDGGGPAVFGQALFYPVIDDDFDTESYRKYGSGYYNTTKAMKWYWEQYAPEGTDDPRLVPTRADSLAGLPAAVVITAELDPPCSAGDDYAQRLADAGVEVRHRRFDGLFHGFLTFPSLSLTEPARQEIWKMMRSLFE